GGGTGGCAGGCGACACACGCAATGTGGATGTAGTCTTGGACATGCTCCGTCGGCACGACCATCTCTAACGTCTGGATGGCCTCCTGCAGCCCCGGCATGTTGTCCGGGTCGTCCTCCTGCGCCGCAACCTGTCGGTACTCCGCCAAAAGGGCAGGTTCCGGCTCCGGTGGAGGCGCGCGGCTCGATCGAGCGCCACCTGCCGCCGCACGAGGGGCAACGATGCGGCGGTCACCGCAACCAAGCAAAACCGACGCACGTCCATCGGAGCCTCCACGGACGCCGGAGAAGCGGGAGGACCGCGCGGCGCCGCTGCGGAAGGCAGCGAAGTCGGCGTTGATGGGGGCTGGAATGGCGCTGGCGGCCGCCTACGCGCGATGCGGGGCGACGACCTCCTCGAAGCTGCGGCCGTCCCACAGCTGGTGACATCGGGTGTGGTTGTGCTTCACCGGCGTTCGCGGGCCGGCGAACGCATGGAGGCGCGCGTCGTGGTCGGCGACGAGCATGTCCGGCCAGGCGGGGTTGTTGGGGGCGTATAGAGGGTTCCGCAGCTCCTCCGGTGACAGCCGCGCCCGGTAGAGGCCGACGGCGTGGGCGAACAGGTAGGTATCGGGCTCGGACACCGGCGCCACCAGCACTCCGTCGACGCCGAGGCGCCACCCCAACGGCATCCGCACGTCCGGCGCCGTGGGGATGCCGAAGTGGGCGAGCTCCTCCGCTTCCTCGAGTGTCAGGTTGGGGCGCGCCGTCGTCGGAGACGGAGGGAGACGAACGAGGGAGGAGCGGgaagaggcgacgagggcgagagggagagaggggcaaGCTGGTGCGGGAGTTAGGCGCCAGGGGCGGGCCTTTTATATAGGGCGAGCGGGAGAGAGGGGCAAGCTGGTGCGGGAGTTAGGCGCCAGGGGCGGGCCTTTTATATAGGGCGAGCGGGAGGAGGCGAACGGCGGCGGTGGTTGGGGGCAGTGATGGCGAAGGCGGGAGGACCGAAGCGGCGACAGGGTGACCGACGCGACGTGCGGATCGACGCCGCACGCAAAAACGCGCGCCACCGACACGGTTGCGGGAACGCTTCGGCGGTCCGCATTGGAGTAATGAGCACGGCAATCCGTGCCGGAGTAATGGCGGGCGGTTGACGCGACCCTCTGCGCCGCAGTAACGTGGGCGAAGGGCGAGGTAGAGTTTGCACTGGTCAGCCGTACGCGGACCATGTATAGGTGAATCCGTCTTCATAGGGCCGGCGCAGTGCGGCGCGTATATTTTTATCCCCATCCTGCTTTTTTTTATGAAGGGTATGGGTTAATCTAAACCGTCGATGTGTCTAAGGGGTTGTATCGAAGCGAAGTGCTTAGCTTAGGAGTATTTTAAGTCTTCCGCTTATGCTCACCTAACACGTCCAGCATGCATGGACGGGCGACATTTGGTTCATTGCATCCCGTGTACTGTATTAGTTATGCAGAATTCGTGCTTGATGGAGCTTAGCTTACTTTACTTACACTTAGTACTGCAACCATTTTGCAGCCATTCTCTGTTCTTAGCTATTGTTGTGAACCGGTTGCTTAGCAAGTACCTGGAGTATTGATTGATCAACCTGTAATTTAATCTTTCTGAAACCTCCACACTCGATGGAAACGTTGTACCTGAAGCCTTTCGTTTATTTTCAATCATTTTTGCTCCGGACAAAAGCAGCTTCTTGGCGTGTCTTAAAGTCGAATTTCCATCAAAAGTCAACCTCAAGAGTGCAGAGCTAACCCCGCTGACTTCCTTCCCATGCCCTCTCTCTATATAAAGCGTGATGCTTCAGCCATGAGAGGCATTACTCCACAGTCACACAAACTACACATCCTTGAGCATTGAGCTCCCTTAATCAAGAGCCACGATCCAATAAGCACAAACACCTGCATTACCCCTCCTTGTCTCGACAATGGCGAGCGCCGCCGTGCTTCTCCTCATCACGGTGCTGGCCACTGCCAGTGCCCTTGTTCCAGCCATGGCCGGCACCAGCCCAAGCCCCCGTCACCCAGCGGCAAGGAGGAGCCGCTTCCTGCTTGTTGGCGGCACCGTCCACCCGCCGCTGCCAGCGTACGACTGCTCGAAGAAGTCGGCCGGAGCATGCCTTGCGACGGGGACGGCGTGCTGCAGCGGCCAGTGCGTGGACACTGTCGCCAGCGTCCATCACTGCGGCGGCTGCGACAAAGCGTGCAAGCACGGCCGGATGTGCTGCGGTGGTCGCTGCGTGGATCTCCTCTCCGACAAGAAGAACTGTGGCGCCTGCTCTAACCAGTGCAACAAGAAGTGCAGCTATGGATTCTGCGACTACGCGCAGTAATTAATCAAGTTCAACATTACCATGCGCCGTTGACAGTCGTATCTGACGATCTGCACTTAGATACATAGCTATGTGCGCATGCAGAGGCGAGGAGTGGGCTTGAGCTTATATACTATCAAAACCTATGGATTATAATTACACTTCTGCTTCAGTACACCCCCTAAACACAAAAACGGTCCAGATTGATCGATACTTCTTCATAATAAATGACAAGATGGTTATATTCACGTATACGCTGTATTTTTTTTCATAAGCACATCCTGAACACTGTTcatgttttctttattttttaaacCACCCAAAAATTATGTAAGAAGCAAGATTGAAATCATGCACGTTTAGGCGTTACCAATGTTGCGCTAACCAACTGGTCAACAAGACCTTACGTGCTACAACTATTTTTTACTCTAATAAACAACATTGAAAACGCAGTATTCTTTGTATTGTttcttttttatatttattttttccttttttttttgatttcCTTTTCCTTTCTAAATACGTCAGCTTTTTAAACCTCACACCATTTGTTTTTTAAAATGatcattttttaaaaaaaataggtgATTTTTTCACAGATTGCTGAAGtcttttttcttttctaaatTCGTGAACTATTCCTGAAATACGCGAACTTTTATTGGAAGTTAATGAAACTTTTATAAAGTTGATGATCATttattttaaaaattgatgaactattACTTAAACCGTAATTTTGGTATTCAAAACCCTAAATCCTAAATTATTGGGAAGTTGTTAACAACTTTGGAAAATGTATTGAAGTTTTTAAAATTTTCATACATAGTTTGAAATTCCAAAATTGTGCACAAATTAAAATTAGGTCCGTTTCATGACTCGGAGTAACATCATCGCATTATAACACCTCTTTCATCCTTACCGACACCCATGAGTTTGACATGATGTATATGCATATGTTTATCGCATTATAACATCATCGCAttattttaaaaattgatgacCTATTACTTAAACCGTAATTTTGGTATTTTAAACCCTAAACCTTAAATTGTTGGGAAGTTGTtaacaaatttgaaaaatgtgcagactttttaaaaatttcatacGTAATTTGAAATTCCAAAATTGTGCACAAACTAAATTTGGGTCCGTTTTCATGACTCGGAGTAACATCATCGCATTATAACACACGATGTACGTACATGCATTTTATCTAAACTATTTTTTATGACCCGTGCGTTCCACATGATGTACATAGATACGTTTATCTAAAATATTTTTCAATTTATTGAATAAGTTTCAaaagaataataaagattaaaaaaggACAAAATGaatttaagaaaagttcaacATATATAAAAATCAcgaatttaaaaaataaaaatagggcAAAAAAAAATACGAAAGAAAAAGGAGCTGACAAGCAAAATTTAAATCAAAATAGAGTGTTTTTTTATATAAGGGAGATATCATACTTGAATTTATCACATCTGGTGGTGTGTTCTGTTGGTAGCTGGCACTTTCATGTTGCTGGAGTTCGAACCATGGTGTGAGCAAAAAAAATTGAACTTTAATAGAAGACAAGAAAATGGTGTACGAGCGTATATGTAGTGGATCATTCGTACATACGAAAATTGATGTGAAAAGTTCATATTACCCTTATATGGTTTGTAAGGGGGGTGTACCGAAGCGGGGCTTTTAATGACTGCCCGTCTAGTACGGCAGTAGTGGACCCTTCGTACATACGAAAATTAATGTGAAAAATTCATATTACCCTTATACGGTTTGTAAGGCGGTGTATCGAAGCGGAGCTCTTATAATTAATGACTGCCCGTCTAGTACGGCAGGAAATTGCTGTGACTGATATTGTTGCCGTTGAATATTACCAAAACTTCTTGTAGTGGCAATGATATCTGCTACTGGTAATATTGTTGATTAAATAAAACAAACTGTCATCTCAGTTTATTTTTACCCGTGAATCAGAATGAAGATAGTGAGTCTGAACTGTTcaaattgttgaaattatgtCATCTGATTGCTTTGGATGTATACATTAACATCTGCAGTGCACTGACCCTGCAACTTCAGCTTCTAAAACTCTGCAGCGGGGGGGATTTTATTAACGCTATCAGCACAATCCAGGCTGAAGATGAGACAAAATGATTAAGGATCCTTCGATTGGAGGGGAGTCTCTTTTTTTGTGGAGGGGAGTCTCTTTTTTTGTGGAGGGGAGTCTTTTGGTAGTTGCGGTGCCGGTGCCGGTGCTAAATCTTGGTTGCGGCAATGTGCCGAAATCTCACGTGGCATGACCGGTGGACTGGCTGAAGGTCTAATGTATGTATGACGAAGTTGCTCGCCACTCAACAGACCTATTCacccttagagcatctacaaccggggtCCTAAGCCCGCTTCGTACGTCTGCACAGGCCGCTAGTTTACTGACCGGTCATGATATTTCAATCCAGACGGGCTTCTTAAAGGACCTCAAATGTTTGGATTGACCGACACTTTTATATTCAGGTTAAATATGAGGCGCCCGACACTATCGCAAATTGTCCCAAATTTTTCAAACCCTTCCTCCTTCTCTTGCCTCCCTCCAACATTTCCCGAGCCCGAGCCCTTGCCGTCCGGCGCCcttcctcctcatcctcatcacctGTCCTGATCCGCCGTAGTGATGTCTTTCAGCCTGTCGCCAACCGCGGCGATGGAGACGGAGTCCGCTTCATCCGTCGACGTCCCTTCCTCCACTCTGTCTTGCAAGCCGAAGAATGTTGCACGGAAGATGTAGCGTTGTTGGCAGCGAGAGATGGAGGCGGTAGCTGAtatttgtgatctgtgttgggtttttccgTAAAAAAGAACAGATGATGCAGCATattatagataagtattttcctcagtgataaacaaaggttatcgaaccaataggaggactacGCAACTTCCGTCTTCACCGTCTATGCATAAAacaacaaacacttgcacctaaCATGAGCAAGATGGTTGTCAAGTcccttgaactcgttatttgcaagaagataagtacttcctccgttcctaaatataagaccttttagatattgcactatgaacttcatacggatgtacatagacatattttagaatgtagattcactcattttgctccgtatgtagtctcctagtgtaatctctaaaaggtcttatattttaaaacgAAGGGAGTAATATAGATAGATAGTATAaaatattaaatataaaaagtaaaagCAAATAATAAAAGGCAGCTAGGTATTTTATAATTTTTAAATATATATATGAATAGATCCGAAGGTCATAGTGTTCTCTACTGATATCTTCCTTAAAAAAGCATACAGTGGATAGACGAAAGAGGAGATAGATAAATAGGTAGCTGATCGATCCGGCCACATACGAGCTAATTTGTGGATCCATCCGGCCATGCACGAGGTAGCTaggtagctagctagctagcaagcttgtggatcCATCCGGCCACGACCAGCTATCTCGTTTTCAGATGGATCCATCGGTCAGGaaggagctagctagctcctggatCCATCCGGCAACGAAGGAGCTAGCTCCTGGATTGATTTGACAACGATGTCGATGGGAGCTGATCATGGACACGaataagagaaagaagaagacttGAAAAAGAATATAAACGAATACGAGTATTTGGTTTTACAGTTTAAGTTTAACGGGTATGATCGACTGCAGTTTAAACCAATCCTTAAAACCCGTTCTGCGAACTGAAATACGCGTTTTCAGTTTTGTGGTTTAAGGTGTCTGCTAGAGATAGCTCTTACGTGCTAATAATAGGCTATTCTTGGAGTGACACGACGGTAGATCGTAGCTTAGCTCAGGTCCACGGCAACGACTATCGTTTTCCGAAAGGAAACCGAAAGCCACCAAAGATTTGGACAACTTGAGACTTTCAACAAGGCGCTCTTCCTTGTGGAGCAGTCCGGCCGTTGACTGGCCAGCGCTTGAATTTTCTCCGGCGACCGGAGACTTATCTTCACGCCCTATACACCGATGGCTGGAGCCTTTGTGACCAATCATGCATGCATATAACTTCATTTTTGAATGATTGTCCGGAGAAAATACACAGAAACTCGCTCCTACTTTCCGTATTGTTGTGTTCTCATGGCTGCCTTGGGACGAGAGAATCAAACCATCTGAGGTGTCCCTGGCCGACGAGTCAAGATGCCGGCAGGAGGGTTCTCAGCGTCGTCCGGCATGGACTTCGAGGCCAAGATCACGCCTATGGTGATCACCTCCTGCGTCACGGCGGCCACCGGCGGGCTCATGTTCGGCTACGACATCGGCATCTCAGGTATGGCGTCCATTCTACAAAGCAATTGACGAGCGTCGCCTTCGACAAAGCTAATTAAGCCTTCGGAACGATTCCTTTGCTTAGGCGGGGTGACAGCAATGGAGGATTTCCAGCGTGAGTTCTTCCCGACAGTGCTTCGCAAGAGGCGCGAGAACAAGGGGAGCAACTACTGCCGATACAACAACCAAGTCTTACAGCTCTTTACCTCGTCCCTCTACCTCGCCGGCCTGGTCTCCACCCTCTTCGCGTCCTACACCACCCgccggctcggccgccgtgcCACTATGCGCATAGCGGGGGGCTTCTTTATCGTCGGCGTTGTTTTCAATGGCGCCGCCCGGAACCTCGGTATGCTCATCGTCGGCAGGATCCTGCTTGGCTGCGGCGTTGGCTTTGCTAATCAGGTCAGAAAACTTGCAATTTCCAAATTATACATATGATTGCATGTTGTGATAGGCTTTATCCCATTGATAATTGTATGATGAGGTGACATGCTTACATGATAAGATAAAAAAATTTAATGAGGATGACTCTTAGATATATAGGATAAGAAGTGGACCACTTGACACGATTTATAAGAAAAATATGTGAAAACAAACAGAAATAGGAGAGAAAaagtcaagaagaagaagaggagatgcGGCCGTATGTAaagttggaagaagaagaagtgaacgACAAAACATTATGTTATTTTGAAGTATACTATATATATGAGAGATATAAGTAAATAAGAGATGAGCCAATTGAGACAGGTTTTAGATGTGCCTTAGCAAATCAGTTTAAGCCTTGTTTGGATTACCGTTTCTATCTGAAATACCCTTGTAAAAAATACATGCCTCCGCTCGTCGTATTGGATTCAGCTGAAAATCTGTTTATGACCGGTAAGATATAGGTGTATAATAAATACATCTGTATTAGAATACCCCCATCCAAGCACGGCCTAGAGAAAAACTGGTAAAAAAAAGTCTAATCATTTGGTCATCATGATGGCACTGCCCTACCTATCGATCCACCGTCCATTGCCCCTATGATATCTAATGGTGGGCAGCTAATACTAATATACTATCAATTAGcgatgtactcccttcgtttttaaatataacttTTTTTAGAGGTTCTACtaggactatatacggatgtatatatagacatactttaaattatagattcattcattttactttaTATGTAGTCTTCTATTAAAAAAAtttaaaagacttgtatttataAACGAAGGTAGTACTTCGCACTAACTCATCTACGGTGCAACCCGAAGCTACTCACAAGTCACGGTGCTAGCTGCTAGGGGTAGAAGCATTCACACACATTGATTATTGAGTTGGAGGGTCCACACATGTTGAATTGGGGTGTTCACACAAGAAATTTGGCAAGAGAATCCACATTTTTAAAAGATAATAGCCGGCGAATCCAAGCCGAACCCAgcccccccgggggggggggcgttGGGGCGCTGACCGAAGCGATAAGTCGAGTGGGCCCGCGTTGTCGGCGACAGACGGGCCTATTCCAaccgttccccccccccccccgccaccaCCACCTTTCCCTCCATTTCCTCATTGCTTCCCCTTCTTCCCCCGCCGCTCCCATCATTCTTCTGGCGTTCCTGTCATCCGGCCGCCATGCCACCGAAGAAGTATACCGTCCTTCGCCCCGCTACCACTGTCGACTCCACCTGACCGAAGCAGAGGAAACTGAGGGCACCGAGGGCTAGGCCGGGGGTTATGTCGAACACCCAGTGGAGGGCGGATGTCCAGCGCTGGGAGGCGGTTACAACCGGCCAGCGGAGAAGGGTCGACGCCAAGAGGGCCAACAATGTGGCGGTAGCGGTGGCGGTCGATCATGGATAGGCGTCTCGGGCGAGGATGATGAATCCGCCCGGTCGCAACCCGCAGGCCGCGTGGAGCCACCAACAGCGCGTCGCGTCGCCGACCAACCCCTCGCCGCCCTGGGGGTGCGCACCCTCGTCTGGCTACTCCGACGGCGACGCGCATGGCGGTTTCAACCCCAACACCACCTTTCCGCATGGCGCGCCGCAGCGTTCCTCCCCACCGGCTTCAACCACGACCCGCGCAATCCCCCCCCCCCGTTCAACACCGGCTTCAACGCCCAGTACATCTACTCGCTGCCAGCGTACTCGTCAGCCTCGCCTGCATCGCCTCTGCGCTATGGTGCCCTTCCCTTCGTGCCCGGCTCGTGGAGCGCGGTGGTCAGCGTTGATGACGAAGTGGGACGTCAAGGTCGACCTTTTCAGGACCAAAGTCGCCGCGAAGAAGAGGAACACCGACCTGGCTTTCTTGATGGGGACAGACATGTCGACGATGGACGAACAGGTGAAGGTGTGGCACCTCGTGGAGCGCGGCCTCATCTTAAACCGGATGCTCGCGCCAGCGGTGACCATGGTGGTGACCCCGACAGCAACACCAACGACGACGCTCAGCTCGAGCACAGCAACCACGCCAATGACGAGCCTGACTACGCCGACGATGAGCCCGACCCCGGCCAGTCCCATGGCAGAGGAGCCGCACTAAGCCAAGTCGGCCGTTTGATTCGTTTCATCTCTACTATCCCTTCCTTTTGATTGTCGAACTATTGGGTGTGTTTGATCGTCGAACTATGGTATGATGATCGCCGAACTAGTGACGTCTTTTTGGCAACGGGAAAGACAAGTTTGAATTAATTAGTGTCTAGGGGTCGAAACCTGGGGGCGCGGCTGAAAACTCATTCACCCCCTGTGCGGAAAAAGCGCCGGTGCAAACGTCAAAAGGGATTCGCCGGATGCGCTGGGGAGTGGGGGCAAACGGCTGGAGTTGCTCTTACCAATCCACCGCACGATGTGCATCGCATGGTCGAGATTGTTGGGGCACCACGCACGATGGGGACGACATCATGACTCTAAAAAGTTAGAGGAAGGAGAAATCAGGGAGGAGAGAGAAGAAATGGACGTAGAGTTGGACAAAGGTTAGGTGAACATGTTGAACATTAAGTTTTATCTAGGTAAGAAAGATATATCGGTCTTGTTAAATCTCAGTCAGCTAAGCCTAAATCGATGTTACATCCATAAGATGTGCATCGATATCCTTACTTATTTTATTCTTCAGTTTTTACCTTATCTTATCTTTTTGATTAGTTTTACAGTTTTTTGGGGGGTGGGAAGGGGGGtattttgtttcattttttcaatgttaCGATGTTATATGTAACTATAATTGCATGCAATAGACAGCCATCAAACGATCTTTCGCGCTGTGGAGGCAGGCTCAGTTCAAATGCATAGAGAGCACCTTCGGGATACGTGAGAATATTCTCAAGGGCATGTCTTTTTTCACCTTCTTTTTTTGTATTTCCTTAATCCTCGGATCATCGCCTTTGTCATTTTTCCACCTGCTCCTTGCTTATGATCAATGGATACCAATCTGgacattttgaaaaaaaaaattgcaTGTAATGTGAGCTAGCAGATTGCGCACAACTGCGTATACCGGCGCACATCTAGAATTGCACGGCCATGGTCACAAGCAATTGTACATTCAATCGCGCACAATTGTGGTTGCATGTCAGTATACTAGAGCACAACTACAATTGCACATCTATTGGATTTGTGCAACTATAGTACAGTTGTGCAAAAAATgtttatatatatagagagagagactctattcatcacccaggatgcAGAATAAGTTATTTCTCACCTGATGTAATCTTTACGatcatttcataaataaattacatttgaaatgtTTTATCTACCatcggtggtagttaccaccacttgcgttttgtatgttgtatgtagtatctatgaaatcggagagtatgtacgcgtagtatgtattatataaaaatgtttaggtattatatatactatttttttggtagtatgtatcatattttgtgcatgttcttttttacgtacaaaaatatatgtatttcacaaatataataaaaactatgggctaacttgtaatttttttatgtaacccactttgaaaaatcttatatataatatataaacataataaaaatgataaattaatatatatactatCGCATGATAGTATATGAAACATGTCGGGTAACTACCCCTgagtggtaggatgtatttttcatatatatatatatatatatatatatatccttgatgaggaatagttattcttcatcctCTCTATTTTAACATAAATGCATCATAATTTTACGCtccgtttattttatattatttcaaaCTTAAAAGCAGACCGtaaaaaaaatataatcaacggtaaaaatattttatgtcatgtaaaattacgaacatacaaaaatagtgtaaaatatacaataaattcatttttttgttttgtgacttatatttttgttttcctatgtcaaattttacgtacttattcaatataaatgtaactatttgtattttaaatgtaatttatATATAAATTGATCATAAGATTATCTTGGATGAAAAATAAACTATTCTGCATCCTgaatgatgaatagagtttctctctctaatatatatatatatatgctcttTCCTCTGTTTCGAAGTAAGTGTCGTTGCTGTAGCACAAAATTTGTGCTAATGTAGTGTTAAATGtgcgacacttattttaggacggacaAAGTACTAAAAACTTTAAATTTGTATTGAAAAAGGTTAAAGATGTATTAGAACTTTTTTGTTGACATATACAAAAAATGTGGaatgaaaaccaaaaaaaatcaaaaaatccaaaagaaatgaaaactgaaaaaggaacaaAATAGACCAaaggaaaaagtaaatgaaaaataaaaccaaagaaataaatgcaaaagagaaTGAAAAAACTggagaaggaaaaaaagaaacaaaaaaaaactaaTTAAGCCGACTTGAATTTCCTTAAGAaggatgccccccccccccctagagaGCGAAGTTTGTGTGCCCGGGCACCTTGGTGCCTTTTAAAAAAAACATATTTAAATGtttcaaaaaaaagtaaaataaTTATGTGGAAACTTCTATGTATTCATTACGAATCAATGAAATTTCGTTTTAGGCCCTGACTCATCTTTCATGGACGGGCCTTGCAAAGGAAACCTTGTGTGGAGTGGAGGAATCAGAATTGAAAAGAGGATTCCTCGCTTCTTTCTCTCATGCAAAACTGTGCAAGATCCCCCTGCGTCTGTTTTAAAAGTGCGCTGATGGGCTGGTCTAGTTGCTTGTGCAGAAGTGATTCCCTTCAGCGGGATCAGCTTTAGTCTCGCTTAATGTGAGACATAGCGCTCGCGGTTAGTACCACTGATACTCAAGATGAACACGCAGCTAAGATAGATGTCGCGTCAATTGAAAGGAATGCAGATTATCAGCAACATGGGCTTAGGGTGATAGGTTGCAGGCTAGCACGATGCTCCTTTGTTACTTAGGCCCGCCGCAAAGAGTCCCGTTGTGTCAAATCACCATCAGTTCGGGTGCAATATTTTCAGTCCATTTTTTCTTCAGAGAGGCCCCTCAGGTCGTGTCTGAGACAAAGTTTTCCGCCGAGATGTTGGTCTAAATGCTATCTATCCACCACCCAAAATTACGACCGCGGTCACCCGAAAATTGCAAATGGTGCACGGGCATCATGGTGCCCGTTTTGAAAAATCATTTTCTACAAtgtaaaaaaaatctgaaattttttatAGACACACACAATATGTATGTTATGTATCTgcaaaatttcaaa
This genomic stretch from Hordeum vulgare subsp. vulgare chromosome 6H, MorexV3_pseudomolecules_assembly, whole genome shotgun sequence harbors:
- the LOC123405937 gene encoding stigma-specific STIG1-like protein 3, which encodes MASAAVLLLITVLATASALVPAMAGTSPSPRHPAARRSRFLLVGGTVHPPLPAYDCSKKSAGACLATGTACCSGQCVDTVASVHHCGGCDKACKHGRMCCGGRCVDLLSDKKNCGACSNQCNKKCSYGFCDYAQ